Proteins encoded in a region of the Leifsonia sp. PS1209 genome:
- the ettA gene encoding energy-dependent translational throttle protein EttA — protein MAEYIYSMVRARKAVGDKLILDDVTMAFLPGAKIGVVGPNGAGKSTILKIMAGLDTPSNGEAKLTPGYTVGILMQEPVLDENKTVLENVQEGVGEIKSKVDRFNEISALLADPDADFDTLLAEMGTLQEQIDAQDAWDLDSQLEQAMDALRCPPGDWPVNTLSGGEKRRVALCKLLLQKPDLLLLDEPTNHLDAESVLWLEQHLAKYHGAVLAVTHDRYFLDHVAEWIAEVDRGHLYPYEGNYSTYLEKKRERLEVAGKKDAKLAKRLSEELDWVRSNAKGRQAKSKARLARYEEMAAEAERTRKLDFEEIQIPPGPRLGQVVIDAKNLEKGFGDRKLIDGLTFTLPRNGIVGVIGPNGVGKTTLFKTIVGLEPLDGGELKIGETVQISYVDQSRGGIDPNKTLWEVVSDGLDYIQVGKTEVPSRAYVSTFGFKGPDQQKKAGVLSGGERNRLNLALTLKQGGNLLLLDEPTNDLDVETLSSLENALLEFPGCAVVITHDRWFLDRIATHILAYEGTEEDPANWYWFEGNFEAYEENKVQRLGPDAAKPHRSAYRKLTRD, from the coding sequence ATGGCCGAATACATTTACTCGATGGTGCGCGCCCGCAAAGCGGTCGGCGACAAACTGATTCTGGACGACGTCACGATGGCGTTCCTGCCCGGAGCGAAGATCGGTGTCGTCGGTCCGAACGGCGCCGGTAAGTCGACCATTCTAAAGATCATGGCCGGGCTCGACACCCCGAGCAACGGCGAGGCGAAACTCACGCCCGGGTACACCGTCGGCATCCTCATGCAGGAGCCCGTGCTCGACGAGAACAAGACCGTTCTCGAGAACGTCCAGGAGGGCGTCGGCGAGATCAAGAGCAAGGTCGACCGGTTCAACGAGATCTCCGCGCTGCTCGCAGACCCGGATGCAGACTTCGACACGCTGCTCGCCGAGATGGGCACCCTGCAGGAGCAGATCGACGCCCAGGACGCCTGGGACCTCGACTCCCAGCTGGAGCAGGCGATGGATGCGCTCCGCTGCCCGCCGGGGGACTGGCCGGTCAACACGCTCTCCGGTGGTGAGAAGCGCCGCGTCGCGCTCTGCAAGCTGCTGCTGCAGAAGCCCGACCTGCTCCTCCTCGACGAGCCCACCAACCACCTCGACGCCGAGAGCGTGCTGTGGCTGGAGCAGCACCTGGCCAAGTACCACGGTGCCGTGCTCGCCGTCACCCACGACCGGTACTTCCTCGACCACGTCGCGGAGTGGATCGCCGAGGTCGACCGCGGTCACCTGTATCCGTACGAGGGCAACTACTCCACTTACCTCGAGAAGAAGCGCGAGCGTCTCGAAGTCGCTGGCAAGAAGGACGCGAAGCTCGCCAAGCGCCTCTCCGAGGAGCTCGACTGGGTGCGCAGCAACGCCAAGGGCCGCCAGGCCAAGTCGAAGGCCCGTCTGGCCAGGTACGAGGAGATGGCGGCGGAGGCGGAGCGCACCAGGAAGCTCGACTTCGAGGAGATCCAGATTCCGCCGGGACCGCGTCTCGGCCAGGTCGTCATCGACGCGAAGAACCTGGAGAAGGGGTTCGGCGACCGCAAGCTGATCGACGGCCTCACCTTCACGCTTCCGCGCAACGGCATCGTCGGCGTCATCGGCCCGAACGGTGTCGGTAAGACCACCCTGTTCAAGACGATCGTCGGTCTCGAACCGCTCGACGGCGGCGAGCTGAAGATCGGCGAGACGGTCCAGATCTCCTACGTCGACCAGTCGCGTGGCGGCATCGACCCGAACAAGACGCTGTGGGAGGTCGTGTCCGACGGGCTCGACTACATCCAGGTCGGCAAGACCGAGGTGCCGTCGCGTGCGTACGTGTCGACGTTCGGCTTCAAAGGCCCGGACCAGCAGAAGAAGGCCGGCGTGCTCTCCGGTGGTGAGCGCAACAGGCTGAACCTGGCGCTGACCCTCAAGCAGGGCGGCAACCTGCTGCTCCTCGACGAGCCGACGAACGACCTGGACGTCGAGACCCTGTCCAGCCTCGAGAACGCACTGCTCGAGTTCCCCGGCTGCGCCGTGGTCATCACCCACGACCGGTGGTTCCTCGACAGGATCGCCACGCACATCCTCGCCTACGAGGGCACGGAGGAGGACCCGGCGAACTGGTACTGGTTCGAGGGCAACTTCGAGGCGTACGAGGAGAACAAGGTGCAGCGACTCGGCCCGGACGCCGCCAAGCCGCACCGTTCCGCCTACCGCAAGCTCACGCGCGACTGA
- a CDS encoding thioesterase family protein: protein MRLHVPIKLRWSDLDAYGHVNNAEMLRLLEEARIEAFWVTDDAEEAVGGSTAVLDGRPGADTLTLIARQEIEYLAPIPYLRQPLDVQLWLGRLGGASLEVCYEVRSPAGTEPEILFSRAATTIVLVDAASQRPRRINERERAAWTPYLDDPVQFTKRA from the coding sequence ATGCGACTGCATGTTCCGATCAAGCTCCGGTGGAGCGACCTGGATGCGTACGGGCACGTCAACAACGCCGAGATGCTGCGCCTCCTGGAGGAGGCGCGCATCGAGGCGTTCTGGGTCACCGACGACGCCGAAGAGGCGGTCGGAGGGTCGACCGCCGTCCTCGACGGGCGACCGGGCGCAGACACGCTGACGCTGATCGCGCGGCAGGAAATCGAGTATCTCGCCCCCATCCCGTATCTGCGGCAACCGCTCGACGTGCAGCTGTGGCTGGGCAGGCTCGGCGGGGCGAGCCTGGAGGTCTGCTACGAGGTGCGGTCGCCCGCAGGCACTGAGCCGGAGATCCTGTTCTCGCGGGCGGCGACGACCATCGTGCTGGTGGATGCGGCCAGCCAGCGTCCTCGGCGCATCAACGAGCGCGAGCGGGCAGCCTGGACGCCGTACCTCGACGACCCCGTGCAGTTCACCAAGCGCGCCTGA
- a CDS encoding Rieske (2Fe-2S) protein → MNDSTPLTRRTLVQLGGATAVGAGALLLTACSADGADGSEPTGSDSSVKVPLSSIPVGGAVSAKMGSAPIVVSQPTAGKVVAFSAVCTHQGCTVAPQGKEFDCPCHGSRFDATTGDVLGGPASQPLPKLTATVSGETVTVTK, encoded by the coding sequence ATGAACGACTCGACACCGCTCACCCGCCGCACCCTCGTCCAGCTCGGCGGTGCCACCGCCGTCGGGGCCGGGGCGTTGCTGCTCACCGCGTGCAGCGCGGACGGCGCCGACGGCTCGGAGCCGACGGGCTCGGACAGCTCCGTGAAGGTGCCGCTGTCGTCCATCCCGGTCGGAGGCGCCGTCTCGGCGAAGATGGGCTCTGCGCCGATCGTGGTCTCGCAGCCGACCGCGGGAAAGGTGGTCGCGTTCAGCGCCGTCTGCACCCATCAGGGATGCACGGTCGCACCGCAAGGTAAAGAGTTCGACTGCCCGTGCCACGGCTCGCGCTTCGACGCCACCACCGGGGACGTGCTCGGCGGACCGGCCAGCCAGCCGCTCCCGAAGCTGACCGCCACGGTGTCCGGCGAGACGGTCACCGTGACGAAGTAG
- a CDS encoding sigma-70 family RNA polymerase sigma factor, which produces MANEDARLLRELHDQHAQAVWRYVVHLTGDRAMADDIVQETLLRAWKRPAVLDQSQSSARAWLFTVARNLVIDDKRSARNLHEYGTDTLPERPGNSESDAVLDAWLVSDALAELSVEHRAVIVHAYYGGRSIAEISRELDVPEGTVKSRIHYGLRALRLALQERGVTER; this is translated from the coding sequence ATGGCGAACGAGGATGCGCGGCTGCTGCGCGAACTGCACGATCAGCACGCGCAAGCGGTCTGGCGCTATGTCGTGCATCTCACCGGCGACAGGGCGATGGCCGACGACATCGTGCAGGAGACGCTGCTGCGGGCGTGGAAGCGGCCCGCCGTGCTCGACCAGTCGCAGTCGTCGGCAAGGGCGTGGCTGTTCACCGTCGCCCGCAACCTCGTGATCGACGACAAGCGCAGCGCGCGCAACCTGCACGAATACGGCACGGACACCCTGCCGGAGCGCCCGGGGAACAGCGAGTCGGACGCCGTGCTGGACGCCTGGCTGGTGTCGGATGCGCTGGCCGAGCTGTCCGTCGAACACCGCGCCGTGATCGTCCACGCCTACTACGGCGGACGGTCGATCGCGGAGATCTCGCGCGAACTGGACGTTCCGGAGGGGACGGTCAAGTCGCGCATCCACTACGGTTTGCGAGCGCTTCGACTCGCCCTGCAGGAGAGGGGAGTGACGGAGCGATGA
- a CDS encoding zf-HC2 domain-containing protein, with translation MTGHEEFATWDGAYVLGALSPADRRAYEEHLRTCAACTADVSELAGLPGLLRQVSAEDAFALLDPAPKGAAATGATGTTDTTDSAPDVLPALLSAARRRRMRTRLWTAGSLLAAAAIVAVSVFALPAVFAPHTDVAGTRVTLSQVEPSALSADVRLVTEPWGTRIESSCSYSEVSGTEGKSWAYAMVVTDRAGTQTQVATWTAGPGTTVKPTATTSVAKADIASIDIRSAVDGTVLLKTTFG, from the coding sequence ATGACCGGACACGAGGAGTTCGCCACCTGGGACGGAGCATACGTGCTCGGGGCCCTGTCGCCCGCCGACCGGCGTGCGTACGAGGAGCACCTGCGCACCTGCGCGGCGTGCACCGCTGACGTGTCCGAGCTGGCCGGGCTGCCCGGCCTGCTGCGACAGGTGTCGGCCGAGGATGCCTTCGCGCTGCTCGACCCCGCGCCGAAAGGCGCAGCAGCCACCGGCGCCACAGGCACCACAGACACCACCGACTCGGCACCGGATGTGCTCCCCGCCCTCCTCAGCGCCGCGCGCCGCCGCCGGATGCGCACCCGCTTGTGGACGGCCGGCTCGCTGCTGGCCGCCGCCGCGATCGTCGCCGTGTCGGTGTTCGCCCTGCCGGCCGTGTTCGCGCCGCACACCGACGTGGCGGGGACGAGGGTGACGCTGAGCCAGGTGGAGCCGAGCGCGCTCTCCGCCGACGTCCGGCTCGTCACCGAGCCGTGGGGGACCAGGATCGAGTCGAGCTGCAGCTACTCGGAGGTGAGCGGCACCGAGGGCAAGAGCTGGGCGTACGCGATGGTCGTCACCGACCGGGCGGGGACGCAGACGCAGGTCGCCACCTGGACGGCGGGTCCTGGCACCACGGTGAAGCCAACGGCCACCACCAGCGTCGCCAAGGCGGACATCGCATCCATTGACATCCGGTCCGCTGTCGACGGGACGGTGCTGCTGAAGACCACCTTCGGGTAG
- a CDS encoding acyl-CoA thioesterase II, producing MTEPLASLLTALDLTDTGARTSEDIFTGPSQWMPLGRVFGGQVLAQSIVAASRTVPDGRAIHSMHGYFLRPGDVNLPITFSVDRIHDGRSFSTRRTQAYQSGQPILSMIASFQDEDEGLTHQVEMPTDIPDPETLPNSADSLESVEHPVAQYWASERPFDIRHITSPIYLTVDGEHVAHQAVWFRSIGALPDDPDLHRAALAYASDYTIMESVMRRHGVAWATPGLRAASLDHAMWWHRPARVDEWLLYVQESPSASGGRGLALGRIFSRDGRLVASVAQEAMVRVPLA from the coding sequence GTGACCGAGCCCCTGGCATCACTTCTGACCGCGCTCGATCTGACGGACACCGGCGCGAGGACCAGCGAAGACATCTTCACCGGCCCGTCCCAGTGGATGCCGCTCGGTCGCGTCTTCGGCGGCCAGGTGCTCGCGCAGTCCATCGTCGCCGCCTCCCGCACCGTCCCGGACGGGCGCGCGATCCACTCGATGCACGGCTACTTCCTGCGTCCAGGCGACGTGAACCTGCCGATCACGTTCTCCGTTGACCGTATCCACGACGGCCGGTCCTTCTCGACCAGGCGCACTCAGGCGTACCAGAGCGGTCAGCCGATCCTGTCGATGATCGCCTCGTTCCAGGACGAGGACGAGGGCCTGACGCACCAGGTCGAGATGCCGACGGACATCCCGGATCCGGAGACGCTGCCGAACTCGGCGGACAGCCTCGAGAGCGTGGAGCATCCGGTCGCGCAGTACTGGGCGAGCGAGCGGCCGTTCGACATCCGCCACATCACCTCCCCCATCTACCTGACGGTCGACGGAGAGCACGTCGCTCACCAGGCCGTCTGGTTCCGGTCGATCGGCGCGCTACCGGACGACCCCGACCTGCACCGCGCCGCTCTCGCGTACGCGAGCGACTACACGATCATGGAATCCGTGATGCGCAGGCACGGCGTCGCCTGGGCCACCCCCGGACTGCGCGCGGCGAGCCTCGACCACGCGATGTGGTGGCACCGTCCTGCGCGCGTCGACGAGTGGCTGCTCTACGTGCAGGAGTCGCCGAGCGCCAGCGGAGGACGCGGACTCGCGCTCGGCCGCATCTTCAGCCGTGACGGGCGCCTGGTGGCGAGCGTCGCGCAGGAGGCGATGGTGCGGGTGCCGCTGGCCTAG
- a CDS encoding FAD-binding dehydrogenase, with amino-acid sequence MSRTPQQPDAIVVGAGLAGLVAAGELLDAGKSVTIVEQEPAASLGGQAWWSFGGLFLVDSPEQRRMGVHDSLALARQDWFGSAGFDRDEDHWPRRWAEAYLQFAAGEKRAWLHEKGVRFFPIVGWAERGAGAAGGHGNSVPRFHITWGTGPGVVAPFAARLADGVATGLATVLHRHRVDELIVEDGRVTGVRGAVLAEDAAERGAPSNRDQVGDFELRAGAVIVTSGGIGGNHDLVRAAWPARLGTPPAHMLSGVPAHVDGRMLGIAETAGAHLINGDRMWHYTEGIQNWDPVWPQHGIRILPGPSSLWLDASGDRLPSPLFPGFDTLGTLEHLRRIGSDYSWFVLTQKIIEKEFALSGSEQNPDLTGKDLRLLAKRVSPGAPGPVEAFKEKGADFVVADTIDELLAGMQALSDVPLDSDLVARHIRERDRELDNDFGKDLQLAAIRAAREYRGDKLIRVASPHKLLDPKAGPLIAVKLHILTRKSLGGIETDLDARVLGADGSPIPGLYAAGEASGFGGGGVHGYRALEGTFLGGCLFSGRQAGRAAAATV; translated from the coding sequence ATGAGCCGAACCCCGCAGCAGCCGGATGCGATCGTCGTCGGAGCCGGCCTCGCCGGGCTCGTCGCGGCCGGTGAGCTCCTCGACGCAGGCAAGTCGGTCACCATCGTCGAGCAGGAGCCGGCCGCATCCCTCGGCGGACAGGCGTGGTGGTCGTTCGGCGGCCTGTTCCTCGTCGACTCGCCCGAACAACGCAGGATGGGCGTGCACGACTCGCTCGCGCTCGCCAGGCAGGACTGGTTCGGCAGCGCGGGCTTCGACCGGGACGAGGACCACTGGCCGCGCCGCTGGGCGGAGGCCTACCTGCAGTTCGCCGCCGGGGAGAAGCGGGCGTGGCTGCACGAGAAGGGCGTCCGGTTCTTCCCCATCGTCGGGTGGGCGGAACGCGGAGCGGGAGCGGCGGGTGGCCACGGCAACTCTGTCCCCCGCTTCCACATCACCTGGGGCACGGGTCCGGGCGTCGTCGCCCCGTTCGCCGCGCGCCTCGCGGACGGCGTCGCGACCGGGCTGGCGACCGTCCTGCACCGGCACAGGGTCGACGAGCTGATCGTCGAGGACGGCAGGGTCACCGGGGTGCGCGGGGCGGTGCTCGCCGAAGACGCGGCAGAGCGCGGAGCTCCGAGCAACCGCGACCAGGTCGGCGACTTCGAGCTGCGTGCAGGCGCCGTGATCGTCACGAGCGGCGGCATCGGCGGCAACCACGACCTCGTCCGCGCCGCCTGGCCCGCCAGGCTCGGCACACCGCCGGCGCACATGCTGTCCGGCGTGCCCGCCCACGTCGACGGCCGGATGCTCGGGATCGCCGAGACGGCGGGCGCGCACCTGATCAACGGCGACAGGATGTGGCACTACACCGAGGGCATCCAGAACTGGGATCCGGTGTGGCCGCAGCACGGCATCCGGATCCTGCCCGGCCCGTCGTCGCTCTGGCTGGACGCGAGCGGAGACCGGCTGCCTTCGCCGCTGTTCCCCGGCTTCGACACGCTCGGGACCCTGGAGCACCTGCGCAGGATCGGCTCGGACTACAGCTGGTTCGTGCTCACCCAGAAGATCATCGAGAAGGAGTTCGCGCTGTCCGGCAGCGAACAGAATCCCGACCTCACCGGCAAGGACCTCCGGCTGCTCGCCAAGCGCGTCTCACCCGGCGCGCCCGGACCGGTGGAGGCCTTCAAGGAGAAGGGCGCCGACTTCGTGGTGGCGGACACCATCGACGAGCTCCTCGCCGGGATGCAGGCGCTCTCCGACGTCCCGCTCGACAGCGACCTCGTCGCCCGGCACATCCGGGAACGCGACCGCGAGCTCGACAACGACTTCGGCAAAGACCTGCAGCTCGCCGCGATCCGGGCGGCGAGGGAGTACCGCGGCGACAAGCTCATCCGGGTGGCCAGCCCGCACAAGCTGCTCGACCCGAAGGCCGGGCCGCTCATCGCGGTGAAGCTGCACATCCTCACCAGGAAGAGCCTCGGCGGCATCGAGACCGATCTGGATGCGCGCGTGCTCGGCGCGGACGGCTCCCCCATCCCCGGCCTGTACGCGGCCGGGGAGGCGAGCGGGTTCGGCGGCGGCGGCGTGCACGGCTACCGCGCGCTGGAGGGCACGTTCCTCGGCGGCTGCCTGTTCAGCGGCCGCCAGGCAGGGCGAGCCGCCGCGGCGACCGTCTAG
- a CDS encoding globin: MTIPIQPTPPRPSGDPGGETAATFYDQIGGRETFRRLVDAFYRGVADDPVLKPMYPEDDLGPAAERLTMFLEQYWGGPGTYSEQRGHPRLRMRHMPFKVNPDARDRWLLHMRAAVDELDLPPLAEETLWSYLERAAHAMVNTFEA; encoded by the coding sequence ATGACCATCCCCATCCAGCCGACTCCCCCGCGCCCCTCCGGCGACCCCGGCGGCGAGACGGCAGCCACGTTCTACGACCAGATCGGCGGGCGCGAGACGTTCCGCCGCCTGGTCGACGCGTTCTACCGCGGCGTCGCCGACGACCCCGTGCTCAAGCCGATGTACCCGGAGGACGATCTCGGCCCCGCCGCCGAACGGCTCACCATGTTCCTCGAGCAGTACTGGGGCGGCCCCGGCACGTACAGCGAGCAGCGCGGGCACCCCCGGCTCCGGATGCGCCACATGCCCTTCAAGGTCAACCCGGACGCCCGCGACCGCTGGCTCCTGCACATGCGCGCCGCCGTCGACGAGCTCGACCTCCCGCCGCTCGCCGAGGAGACGCTCTGGTCGTACCTGGAGCGCGCCGCACACGCGATGGTCAATACGTTCGAGGCCTGA
- a CDS encoding mechanosensitive ion channel domain-containing protein: MVKMNFWTDFGAWAIQSGWTLLNVASIIVGAFLLSWILRVVIRRVVRQIVTGVKKNQNVTDTQAISASPLAAVRVVQRTRTLGSVLSNIVNVTIGIIAIVMVIGVLAPTALTSFALLSAAIGAGLGFGAQNIVRDVLNGLFIVMEDQLGVGDVVDLGPATGVVEAVGIRITQVRDVNGTLWFVRNGEILRVGNMSQGWSRVIIDLAVPYEVDIEAVEAKMLETATALATSPKWRSRILEKPELWGLESISADAMVIRIVIKTRTTARDDVSRELRVRLKAALDEMDVKLPSLNAIVLSGFDGAASVTGAHPPRTRPTPVVPETPLKGRKARAAAKRSGAAPADPRALRIAGVKTTGAAKPPTEAKAAKPATGQTPKTPGTAKPATGQTPKATGAANPPTGAGDDAPKTKPPAE; this comes from the coding sequence ATGGTGAAGATGAACTTCTGGACTGATTTCGGCGCGTGGGCCATTCAGAGCGGCTGGACGCTGCTCAACGTCGCCTCGATCATCGTCGGTGCCTTCCTGCTCAGCTGGATCCTGCGAGTGGTCATCCGCCGCGTGGTGCGGCAGATCGTCACCGGGGTCAAGAAGAACCAGAACGTGACGGACACCCAGGCCATCTCGGCGTCCCCGCTCGCGGCCGTCCGCGTGGTGCAGCGGACCAGGACGCTCGGCTCCGTGCTCAGCAACATCGTCAACGTGACCATCGGCATCATCGCGATCGTCATGGTCATCGGCGTCCTCGCTCCGACCGCGCTGACCTCGTTCGCGCTGCTCTCCGCCGCCATCGGCGCCGGCCTCGGTTTCGGTGCCCAGAACATCGTGCGCGACGTCCTCAACGGCCTGTTCATCGTGATGGAGGACCAGCTCGGCGTCGGCGACGTCGTCGACCTCGGACCGGCCACCGGCGTGGTGGAGGCGGTCGGCATCCGGATCACCCAGGTGCGCGACGTGAACGGGACGCTCTGGTTCGTCCGCAACGGCGAGATCCTGCGCGTCGGCAACATGTCGCAGGGCTGGTCGCGCGTCATCATCGACCTGGCCGTGCCGTACGAGGTGGACATCGAGGCGGTCGAGGCGAAGATGCTGGAGACGGCGACCGCGCTCGCGACCAGCCCGAAGTGGCGCTCGCGCATCCTGGAGAAGCCGGAGCTGTGGGGCCTCGAGTCGATCTCGGCCGACGCGATGGTGATCCGCATCGTCATCAAGACGCGCACCACCGCTAGGGACGACGTGTCGCGCGAGCTGCGCGTGCGCCTGAAAGCCGCCCTCGACGAGATGGATGTGAAGCTGCCGTCGCTCAACGCGATCGTGCTGAGCGGCTTCGACGGCGCGGCGAGCGTCACGGGGGCGCACCCTCCGCGCACCCGTCCGACGCCGGTGGTGCCGGAGACCCCGCTCAAGGGCCGCAAGGCCCGGGCGGCGGCGAAGCGGTCCGGCGCTGCACCGGCCGACCCGCGCGCACTGCGGATCGCCGGAGTGAAGACCACCGGCGCCGCGAAGCCCCCCACCGAGGCGAAGGCTGCCAAGCCCGCCACCGGACAGACGCCCAAGACCCCCGGCACCGCGAAGCCCGCCACCGGACAGACCCCCAAGGCCACCGGAGCCGCCAATCCGCCCACAGGCGCAGGCGACGACGCGCCCAAGACCAAGCCACCGGCGGAGTGA
- a CDS encoding response regulator transcription factor gives MTDDNPIRVLLVDDQALVRLGFRMVLEADTGLHVVGEAADGLEAVRLAVETRPDVILMDVRMPSLDGIEATRRIVAANPDARIIILTTFDLDEYAFGGLRAGASGFLLKDARPSELTDAIRAVAAGDAAVSGRVTRSMLELFADRLPAASTGQPAGADPTAALTPREREILLAIAEGLSNGEIGTKFFLTESTVKTHVGRVLSKLHLRDRVHAVIFAYDNGLVER, from the coding sequence GTGACCGACGACAACCCGATCCGCGTCCTGCTGGTCGACGACCAGGCGCTCGTCCGGCTCGGCTTCCGGATGGTGCTCGAAGCGGACACCGGACTGCACGTGGTCGGCGAAGCGGCGGACGGCCTCGAAGCCGTGCGGCTCGCCGTCGAGACCCGGCCCGACGTGATCCTGATGGACGTGCGCATGCCGTCGCTCGACGGGATCGAGGCCACCCGGCGCATCGTGGCGGCCAACCCGGATGCGCGCATCATCATCCTCACCACGTTCGACCTCGACGAGTACGCGTTCGGCGGACTCCGGGCCGGGGCGAGCGGGTTCCTCCTCAAAGACGCACGGCCGAGCGAGCTGACCGACGCGATCCGGGCCGTCGCTGCGGGAGACGCGGCGGTGTCCGGGAGGGTGACCAGGTCGATGCTGGAACTGTTCGCGGACCGGCTGCCCGCCGCATCCACCGGCCAGCCGGCGGGCGCCGACCCGACGGCCGCGCTGACCCCGCGCGAACGCGAAATCCTGCTGGCCATCGCGGAAGGGCTCTCCAATGGCGAGATCGGCACGAAGTTCTTCCTCACGGAGTCGACCGTGAAGACGCACGTCGGGCGGGTGCTGTCGAAGCTGCACCTGCGCGACCGGGTGCACGCGGTGATCTTCGCCTACGACAACGGGCTGGTCGAGCGCTGA